TGCACCAGAGCAGCGGTACTGTCGGGCTCCGCGGGTGATTGCTCGGCCGGAACAGCCAGCGGCGCTACGGCAATCTGCTCTTCGTCGGTGCTGGTGTCCCCGGCGTCCTCTTCAGCCTCACCGGATTCGGCGCCAGACTCTGCTGCAGCCTCTTGCTCCAACGGGAGATCGGCTTCAACCGGCTCGTCGGCCAGTGCTGTGGTGTCAACCAGCGTAGTGTCAACCTGGGCATTTTCTTCCGGCACCGGCAGAATGTCGGGCAGCTCATCATCACCGTTCAGCTCGCTCTGGAGCGCAGCCAGCTGGGCATCCTTGAGCTCAAGCAGGCGTTGCAGTGTTTCCAATTGGCCCTGAATGTCGGCCAACCGATCATTGAGTTCATCTTTTTCCCGCTCGGTGGAGTCCAACTGCTCCTTGGTACGATCCAGGGCGTCACGCAGGCCACCGTTCTCGCCATCTGCTGCCGAGTCCGTGTTGGTCTCGCTCGCCTCATCAGTACCGGAAAGCAGGCGCAGGGAGTCTTCGTTGCGCGCTTGTGCAGGCGCAGCGCCGGCCACGTCCCGTTCACGCGCATCCAGTTGTCTTGGCGCAGGCTTGGTGGCTGGCCGACGGTTCTGCCAGGCGGTCGTCTGGCTGGCGACCTGCGCTACTGCATCAGCGCGGCTGCGGGTAGCGGCCTGCTCGGCATTCGGCAAGGTCAGCGTCTGGTCAGCTCTGAGGCTGTTGATATTATCGCCGATGAAGGCGGTGGGGTTCAGGTCCTGAATTGCCAGCATGGTCTGATGCACACTGGCGCCTTGCGGACGGTTCTTCAACGCGATGTCCCACAAGGTGTCGGCACGCGTGGTCTTCCACTCACCGGAAGCAGCGCCGCTGGACCCCGGGGTGGCGCTCGACTGAGCTGCGGGTCTTGCCGGAGCTGGGCGGACTATATTGCCGGAAGCAGAGGGAGCCGGCCGGGCTATCGGGGCACTGGCAGCGACCGGCGCCGGCTGATACAGCGGCGGATCCAGCAGCAAGGTGAATTCACGCAGTACGCGTCCGGACGGCCAACGCACTTCCATCAGGAAATTCAGGTACGGTTCCTTGACCGGGCGGGTCGAAGTCACCCTGATGACGGCCTTGCCATCTTGTCTGACAACCGGAGTAAAGGTCAGATCAGTGAGGAAGAACGAACGATCGATACCGGCCTTGCCGAAGTCATCGGGCGACGCCAATACCGAGCGAATCTCACTGCTGCTCAGGTCACGGACCTGCAGCAGCTCAATTTCGGCATCCAATGGCTGATTCAGGGCTGAACGCAGGTTGATCTCACCAATCCCCAGCGCTTGGACCATATTGGATGACATCAGGGCACTAGCTGCGGCGACAGCCAAAACCAGTTTACGAACCATAGCGAAGATCCTTTGCTTTATCGTTTTACACGCGTCCATGAACTCCATCACCGCACTACCGGTTCTCCCCCACCGGCAACCGGCAATCTGAAATCAGTCAAACCAAAAATCAGTGTTTGCCCGGACAATCCTTAAGTGATTGTTACAAATCCGCAGCAAGTATCGATTACAAATGGTCTTTTATCAATAACTCTGCGACAGCAAGACTGTTAAGTGCGACACCTTTTCGAAGATTATCAGACACAAGCCACATACTGATACTGAGCGGATCAAAAGAATCCTGTCGCAGCCGCCCTACCCAGACCTGATCAGTGCCGGTTGCATCGACTACCGGTGTCGGATAACCGCCCGCGGCCGGTCGATCAAGCAGTTTGACGCCGGACGCCTTGCGCAGCAGGGTCGCGGCACGCTTGGCGGTCAGCTCTTCACGCGTGCGAATCTGCATGACCTGAGCGCTGCCAAAGAAAGTCGGCACCAGCACACAGGTAGCGGATATCGGCAATTGCGGCAACTGCAGAATGCGGCGTACATCCTCGGCCAGTTGCGACTCTAGCTGACTATTTCCATTTTCGTCCGCCTCGCCAATCCGCGGTATCAGATTGAATGCAGCCTGCTTCTCCAGAGCGCCCTTCTCCGCCGGCTGCCCATTGAGCAGACGACCGGTCTGCAGCGCCAGGGCCTCGACCTCGTCGCCACCCAGCGTCGACATGGACTGATAGGTAGCCAGAGTAACGGCCTGCAAACCCGCCTGTGCAACCAAGGGCTGCAAGGCGGTCACTGTCTGTACTACCTGAGCATCCGGGCAGGCAACAATGCCGCCGCGCTCACGAACACCCTGCAGCGCTGCGGGGTTTACATCGGCCACCACCAGCGGGACGGAAGTGTCATGCCGGAAAGCACCGCAGGCATCCACCACCAGACAACCGGCTGCAACCGCCTGGGCTGTCCAGCCCATTGCCAATTCGGGATCGACAAACAACACCAGCGCCACCTGTGAAAAATCAAATCGCTCCAGCACCTCGACCCGCTGGCTCTGCCCCTTGAGCATGGGCCGGCCACCGGCACGATCCTCGATATCCAGCAGGTGAATCCGAGCAAAGGAAAAATCCTGGTCATCCAGCACATTCAGCAGGGTTTCTCCTGCCAGGCCACTCACACCCACTATCGCGACATCACCGGTCTTGCTCATAGACATTCTTTCCCGACTGAATCCTGAAAACACAAAGGGCACCCCCGTCATACGGGGGTGCCCAATTATTGGTTGCTACCCGGAGCGAATCAACCCTCGAGCAGAATCCGCAGCATGCGCCGCAGCGGCTCAGCAGCACCCCAGAGCAGCTGATCGCCAACGGTAAAGGCCGACAGATACTGCGAGCCCATATTCAGCTTGCGCAAACGTCCCACCGGCACTTTCAGCGTGCCGGTCACAGCGGTCGGAGTCAGGTCGCGAATGGTGGCTTCCTTCTCGTTCGGCACCACCTTGGACCAGGGATTGTGCGCATCCAGCATGGCTTCGATATCCGCCAGCGGCACATCCTTGTTCAGCTTGATGGTCAGCGCCTGGCTGTGGCAGCGCATGGCGCCGATGCGCACGCAGATGCCATCCACCGGAATCGGACGACCACTGCGACCAATGATCTTGTTGGTTTCTGCCTGGGCCTTCCACTCTTCGCGGCTCTGCCCACTGGGCAGCTGCTTGTCGATCCAGGGGATCAGGCTGCCGGCCAGGGGCACGCCGAAGTGCTCAGCCGGGAAACTGTCATCACGCAGGGTCGCTGCCACCTGGCGATCGATATCCAGGATGGCGCTGGCGGGATCAGCCAGCTTATCGGCAACCGACCCGTTGATCACGCCCATCTGGTTGATCAGCTCACGCATGTTCTGCGCACCGGAGCCACTGGCGGCCTGGTAGGTCATGGCAGTCATCCATTCGACCAGTCCATTCTCGAACAGACCACCAAGCCCCATCAGCATCAGGCTGACAGTACAGTTGCCGCCGACGAAGGTCTTGGTGCCATCACGCAGGGCCTGATCGATGCTCCGACGGTTGACCGGATCCAGCACGATGAGCGACTCATCTTCCATGCGCAGCGCGGAAGCGGCGTCGACCCAGTAGCCTTCCCAACCCTCGGCACGCAGCTTGGGATAGACGGCGTTGGTGTAATCGCCACCCTGACAGGTGATGATGATGTCCATGGGCTTGAGGGCTTCGATGTCGTAAGCATCCTTCAGCTCGGGAATGCCCTTGCCGATATCCGGGCCGGTACCACCCACGTTGGAGGTGGTGAAAAATACCGGATCAATGGATGCAAAGTCATTCTCTTCGCGCATACGCTGCATGAGCACGGAACCTACCATGCCCCGCCAACCGATCAGACCAACTTGTTTCATAACTGCAGACCCCCAGGGGGTAAAATTCTCGACAATTGCACCCGGTTAGCGCCGGGTGCAAATTAAGCAATGCGACAGGTTACAGGTTTTTCAACGCCGCGACCACGGCGTCACCCATTTCCCGGGTGCCGACCTGGCGACAGTCTGCCGCCATGATGTCACCGGTACGCAGGCCCTGGTCCAGTACCTGACTGACCGCTTTCTCGATGGCATCGGCTGCATCCGCTTCAGCAAAGCTGTAGCGCAGCATCATGGATACCGAGAGAATGGTGGCCAGCGGATTGGCAATGCCTTGCCCGGCGATATCCGGCGCGCTGCCATGGCAGGGCTCGTACATGCCCTTGTTCTGCGCATTCAGCGAGGCCGACGGCAGCATGCCGATGGAGCCGGTGAGCATGGACGCCTGATCCGACAGAATGTCACCGAACATGTTGTCGGTAACAATCACGTCGAACTGCTTGGGCGCACGGACCAACTGCATGGCGGCATTGTCGACATACATGTGCGACAGCTCCACATCCGGATAGTCCTTGGCCACCTCCTCCACCACTTCGCGCCACAGCTGACTGGACGCCAGCACGTTGGCCTTGTCCACCGAGCACAACTTCTTGCTGCGCAGACGGGCCATGTCGAAGCCGACGGTGGCGATACGGCGGATCTCGCTTTCGCTGTAGGGCAAGGTGTCGTAGG
Above is a genomic segment from Halopseudomonas litoralis containing:
- a CDS encoding aspartate-semialdehyde dehydrogenase, with the translated sequence MSKTGDVAIVGVSGLAGETLLNVLDDQDFSFARIHLLDIEDRAGGRPMLKGQSQRVEVLERFDFSQVALVLFVDPELAMGWTAQAVAAGCLVVDACGAFRHDTSVPLVVADVNPAALQGVRERGGIVACPDAQVVQTVTALQPLVAQAGLQAVTLATYQSMSTLGGDEVEALALQTGRLLNGQPAEKGALEKQAAFNLIPRIGEADENGNSQLESQLAEDVRRILQLPQLPISATCVLVPTFFGSAQVMQIRTREELTAKRAATLLRKASGVKLLDRPAAGGYPTPVVDATGTDQVWVGRLRQDSFDPLSISMWLVSDNLRKGVALNSLAVAELLIKDHL
- the asd gene encoding aspartate-semialdehyde dehydrogenase; protein product: MKQVGLIGWRGMVGSVLMQRMREENDFASIDPVFFTTSNVGGTGPDIGKGIPELKDAYDIEALKPMDIIITCQGGDYTNAVYPKLRAEGWEGYWVDAASALRMEDESLIVLDPVNRRSIDQALRDGTKTFVGGNCTVSLMLMGLGGLFENGLVEWMTAMTYQAASGSGAQNMRELINQMGVINGSVADKLADPASAILDIDRQVAATLRDDSFPAEHFGVPLAGSLIPWIDKQLPSGQSREEWKAQAETNKIIGRSGRPIPVDGICVRIGAMRCHSQALTIKLNKDVPLADIEAMLDAHNPWSKVVPNEKEATIRDLTPTAVTGTLKVPVGRLRKLNMGSQYLSAFTVGDQLLWGAAEPLRRMLRILLEG
- the leuB gene encoding 3-isopropylmalate dehydrogenase is translated as MSKNILILPGDGIGPEIVAEAVKVLEAASEKYNLGVELSYDDLGGAAYDRYGTPLADETLERGRQADAILLGAVGGPKWDTIEPALRPERGLLKIRSQLQLFGNLRPALLYPQLAEASTLKPEVVSGLDILIVRELTGGIYFGQPRERRVLDNGERQAYDTLPYSESEIRRIATVGFDMARLRSKKLCSVDKANVLASSQLWREVVEEVAKDYPDVELSHMYVDNAAMQLVRAPKQFDVIVTDNMFGDILSDQASMLTGSIGMLPSASLNAQNKGMYEPCHGSAPDIAGQGIANPLATILSVSMMLRYSFAEADAADAIEKAVSQVLDQGLRTGDIMAADCRQVGTREMGDAVVAALKNL